Sequence from the Phragmites australis chromosome 11, lpPhrAust1.1, whole genome shotgun sequence genome:
TAATACTAAACCATAGCTACCTCCTCAAGCAGACATTTCTCGTGGATATCCAAATTCTCAATGGTAGCCCTACAGACTATGAGGCAGACCTAGGCAAAAGGTGACGATTTGTTTAAGAAAGAGAACCTGAACAAAGTGCTGTCGAAAATGGCAAACCATGACCCATTGTCCCTATTTCACCACGGAGGAATGGCGGTGAACGGTAAGCTCTATGACCTCCATGGACCTAAATACACACTTGTTAGAGTGTTGTCATAGATATATCAGGATGTGCAAACTAGCCGATATAATAAAGTGTTCTAGCAAGCAAGCACACACGATATTTATGCACCCTCAACAGTACAAGGAGCACATTAAGGTACGTTTATCGTTATTACATGTCCCGGTTAATTGTTATGTTGCACTTCTAAGACACGTTTATATTTCCATATGCTCTTTTTGTATACTAGGTATTCCCTCGCAATGAAGAGTTGCTGAACAAACCCATCGAGAACTTTTTTGGTAGCATCTGCTCTTCGGTGATGACTGCTTACCCGGACATAACTGGAGACGTAGAGGTGGTCATTCAAGACCTTCACGCAGTTGTGAAAGAGGCAGTGATTTGAGCCACCGTGAAAGAGTTGGTCGTTCAACAACAACCACAAGAGGACACGCTtctaccacttctgtcacaatTGAAGGGGTTGGTTTCAACGATGATGACTTCATGCTTACTCCTCAGAGAACTCCACACCGTTCTGAATTCTCTATCGACGGGGCAGATAACTAGGATActaattttgattatttttttgtaTATACCAGCATCACGTAGACCAAAATCCCCAGAATACGATTACCATTGGATGGAACGGGAGATAAGGCATAAACAGCTTCAAGGGCCATTTTGTCCGTAATGTTTATGCTACTAAATGTTGTACTTGTTAAATTCAAGGTggttatatcatttttaatctattacctaAGTTGTGTATGTATCTTACATGTAGCTTACATGCTATTAGTAATGTTCAAATTCCATATACTCATCTCATGTACATATTCTATCTAACATTCAGTGTGGATTTTTCATTTCACTTTTatgtatttattctatcttTACTTTAATATTTTCTAAGTTTTTTGTTATTTTCCTTAGATAACTTCTGagatttgttatttttataataaaactgGGCTAACGGTCCCCTAAGAGGATGGTAGGGGTgctaaccgtcctctcagaaTGCGGTAAGGGGAGTGCGGGGcctaaccgtcctctcagagaACGGCAAGAAGTACCTGTGTCACCGTGGCACGTTAATCGCCCTGTAGCCCTTTCAGAAGACGAAAGacgtatatttgtgtaaatctTTCCATTAAAAgcttatttatttaaatattaatgttagaaaagtaaaaataaaaaaaactcaagggAGGAGATTTCTTTTTTGAAAGGATGGGAGGAGGTTTTTTAAGGACATACGGCCCAGGTGTAATTTCGAGGGAAAGAAGCAGAAGAGGCCTCGTATGGCCCATTTCTCTAAGGCTCTCGGCCCCACTTGATAGGCCCAGGTCTTCGTGTACGAAACTTCCCCAGCCGCCGCTTGGGTCTCTCGCTACAGCCGAGGTCCAGAGCCGTGGGCTTTGTGGTCTATGGGCTCCGCTGAACGTTCGATCGGAATCGAGCGAGCGAGATTCCGCTGCCACGGGATTACCGCATCCTGGCCGTTCCGACCGCGTATATATAATGAGACGAGCAGGATGTTCGGGAGACGCGCGTAAAACCCaaccccctccgccgccgcaggcTTGCATCCTCCTCCCGTTCAGCTTTCGAggtacgcacgcacgcacgcaccgATCCTATCCTATCCTTCTTCGaatcaaaaaaaagaaagaaagaagtcTTTGATCTTCGTCTTCGTTCGACAACGATTTCCTGTGTAATTTTGATTGAATGGGGGGTTTAGTGCGAAGGTCTCCCGTAAAAATTAATATGTTTACTGTTCTGCGAGTATTCGCATTCCTTAGGTAGGAGAGTTGTTTTTTAGGATGCCAGGAAAACTTGTGCTGGTGATTTATTGTAGTTTTGGACCATTTGAGTTGCTAATGGGCCTCATCGGTAGATCATCAGCTGTTGGCTTCCGTTTTGACAATCCCCATTTTATAAGCTAAGTAGCTTCGTGATTTCGATTCATTCCTGCGTGGTTTGAAGGGAGACGGTAGAATAGTAGGCGCAATACCACGCGATCTGGCAACTTTAATTTTTAGTTTCGCTGATAGAGAAACCTGGGCTTCTAGGACTCGAATCTAATGCCGCAGGGAACTGGGAAGTATGTGATGTTTAGGGGTTGTTTGGATGAGTGGGGTTTCCCTGGAAAATTTGGGGATGCAATTCCAGTTTAGATTAAACCCTAAGGATTCGAATGCAAATCCCATATCCGAACTGGTCCTTAGAGACTGGGGCCGACTGTTTGCCTGATTGGGATAGCTTCGGGAATGTTTATGGTTTAGTTGAAATTTGAACGAATCAACTATCTGAGGGTTTGGATCTAAATAGGTTCTTACGTGCCTTTACATGCCTGATTGAAATGGATTTACTTGTATAATTGCATTCATATGTATataaattgtttttattttaattttcttagaGGAAGGATGTCCTGTTAGTTCTCCCATTCTCCGTGCAAGTTTAGCATATACCGAGCTAACACTATGATTTGTCTTTCACAAATGCTTGTTTAAGGCATTTCTGTAGTTGTCACGATGAAGCTGATCGCTTCGTACCTGCTCGCTGTTCTGGGTGGTAACACTTCCCCGACTGCTGATGATGTTAAGAACATCCTGGAATCAGGTATTTCTGCTATGTTGGTTGTAAGTCACTGATTCCCCAGTTGCATAACGTAAAGAGATGCACTTATTTTTTCCCTTTATTTTAACAAGATTAAAAGCAACAGGAACTCACGCTAATTATGGTTATGGTCACACCTTTCTTTAATCTGTGGTATTCTTCTATGGTCATTGTTGGGGCCTTGGGGCTATCATGCGAAAATGTAGTTATATGATTCTATATGTCGTTTGCCTTGAGAATCACTTATATTTTCTTTACAGTTGGGGCTGAAGCTGATGAAGAGAAACTGGAGTTCCTGCTCGCAGAACTCAAAGACAAGGACATAACAGAAGTGATTGCAGCTGGAAGGGAGAAGTTTGCCTCTGTGCCTTCAGGTGGTGGTGCAATCGCTGTGGCAGCTCCAGCTGCTGGAGCTGGTGGTGGTGCAGCACCTGCTGAGGAGGCAAAGGAGGAGAAGGttgaagagaaggaagaatctGATGATGTAAGTATTTTTCACCTCAGTGGTTCCATTCATTTCATCCACTATCTGCTTTGTTTCATGGTTCCTGTCATTGCAAGCATGTGTATTCAAGTTTGGCACAACAATTCCATTTTCTATCACGAACTACCTAGCATAGGTGTATAACTGCTTAAGTGGAAGGTTTCATATCTCGTTAACTTGAAGACTCAACAAGCAATACAATAATTTGGACCATGTTATTCCCATTTAAGCTATTTCATCCAGTTGTTTTTGTGTGTACACATTAGTTACCTTACTGATTGATATTCCTTTTATACTTATGGCAGGACATGGGTTTCAGCTTGTTCGACTAAGTACTCTTTCGTGTGTGGTCTGATACGACAGTACCCGCAAAATATGAAGATATTCAATGTTTGTGCTGTTTTGCGTGAGACAGTGTATATGTTTTGTACTATGCATATGTGAGTATGTGGCATCTTCAGGAATCTAAAGATGTTAAGCCTTAATCTGCATAAACTGAATCTCACTATCTCAGCATGTATGTTCGGTATCGTCAGAGTTCCCATCATGTACGAACAGGGCAGCATTTCTCTGTTGTTCCTGACTGAGTACCGGTGacaatttggagaaaaaaagtCAATTCTCCCAGTTTCTTCTTcggttttgaatttgaatggcAGCTACCTGAAACGAATTAGCCCTGGCCCCATAAACTCATACCTGATACCCTTAGTGCGTGTTTGGTTCTTCTAACGATGTTTCATAAAGTTGTAATCTGCTGTAAATAGGTAGAGCaaagtcaatttttttaaaaaaataagagtGTTCGGTTGGATATATCTGTCTGAacagttttagttgatttttgtttggttCATTGAATTTGAGCTTAAATAAGCGAATGTTGATTATTtgaatgaagatgattttgtgatattGATTAGTGATTTTATCTACATATGTGGATGTAGTGGCTCTTCGGCCCGATTGTGAATTGAAGCTTAAATTGAGTTTCATTCTCGAGTCAGAATGATATCGTATATCTACATTCGTTAGGTTAGGTTACAATAGTAGATGTAAATagctaaacatatatatattttttaaaattatacatatcCATTGAGCTAGGCTGGTGAAAATTTGGGCAAAACTGATAGTTGGTTGCCCAATGGTGACCACTTtgggcgtgtttggttgcccgcattcTGGCTCTGTTCAGGCATATATTCCTGCGGCAAAAATTGTTTGGTTGTCTGGATATATTATTTCTCTTTGTATCTGCAGATATAATTAAACGGTTGAAATTTAGTCTGGAGGATATGTTcaaatcaagcttctctataagTCTAGTCTGGTGATTGTATTGTATCTGCTACAGTGCTGTAACGGGTTCACTCGTTAGTATCAGGTGTATGATCATTGCATTTATTGATGCAGATAACCAAATATCTTGATATGGTCATTGTATTTGTAGGTGTAATGATATTGCATCAGCGTATTTAGACAATCAAGCACTTTTTTTTCAAAGTTACTGCATCCGCTCGATCAGCTTCTTTTTTTCAAGGATATATGGTCCAACTTAAAAAACTCAAGCAATTAAATACACCCTTTGTAACCCATTCCATAAACCTTGATGCTCCAAAACAGTTGCATTTGCGGTTGCAACCACTTGCCCGCCAGGCTGCCACCGCGTAAATGACGCTAGCAAGCATGGCTGAGAAGACATATTCAGGGTGTATGTGGTTAGGTTATGAACCGACATCTTTCTACAAATCACTTAGATTAGTAACTGTCATTAGCAGTTAATTTTTGTAATTAGATGATAACTATATAATTAGCAGTTACATTATGAAGGGACATCGATTGGCGAAAACCGACCTCCCCAATGAGTGCCTTGTCATATCTTTTGccagtataaaaatataaatattatttatcaATAAATACAAGAATCATTCTCTCTACTTTCGGTCACTACTTTCTAATTCTACTTTCAATAGTTATCCCTGTCTTTTGTTTCTGTTACAACTTAGTTCTGTCAGGGATATAATCActtcatcattttcttaatTGTTGTATTAAATTAAATAGTCTGTAATTTATCGACACTGTGCTCAGAACTTGACCATGGCTATGCTTTAATCTACCTGCACAACATTCTGAGGAATTTTCAGGCCATTGTAGGCATGGTGCTTGCTGCAACCACACGGGAATCATCAGTGAGGTTGCATGATGTACTCCAGTAAGGCGCTTTTTTAGTCTAGTTTTTTCTACTCGCACCTCTAACAATTTTGTGCATCCTCCAACAAGTACCATGATGATATGCATGGCCCAGAAATTTGCCTTCATTCTCTACTGCCTTATTAGGGGTATACATCAGTTTGTTACATAGATAGAAGCATTCTCAAATTGGTGAGATACTCAACTGAAACATTAACAGATTAAATGACCTCTAGTACCTTGCAAAGATGTTTGTTAAGCACAATGACCACCTCAAGCGTGTGTTTGATTATCTGAATTAGGTTTTGTAGGGCTGTATCGTATAAACAGACTGattaaaatcatatttattaaaaagaacAGTATTTGGTTTGTTGTATTTGGTTACATAGGCTGAGCCGAGTTTTcatttggttgattgaatctgagagtctgtttatttcagctttggATTATAAAAAGCAACGTCTAGattgtagattttaaaaagctagattgtaaaaGGTTAATGGTCGAAAGTCGAGGGTTGTTTGATATCTTGGATTCTAAGATGGGTTGGATGTTTACTTTGGTTGCGTAATATCCGTGATACCTATTTTTTctgaatatatatttatatctatttaACATTTTCTTTCATTATTTTTCATACTAGCAAGGAGGCCCGCGCAAACTATGCAGTTAGGCCtgtttgtttcttcatcatATTAAATGTAggtaaaataatattttatttatgtttttgaaAGTTGTACTTATAATATTAGTATTAGTAGTAGCGTTGCTTGTAACAGAATCATAACTCAtacttatttattatttttttatttgtaactcattttttgtcattttttaaGGAAATATTATTGTTCCAATACCCTTCATATTCTATGTAGTTTAAGGGTATTGATCTAATTATATTATGATTTTTGTATTTGTTATGTATTAGATGGATTTGTGATATTATTTAAAGACACTAGTGTGtataaaaatattgtgtttttttttgttggctgTCCCAATAAATCAAGGCTAATGTTTTTTCTATAGTTTATTTGTGAATTTATATCCTCTCACACTCTAAGAGTACATTGATCTCTtgtggatatttttaatagtttGGAATAACAATTTGTGCATAATTTGGTGCTACATCCTATTTATCTTAATTCTTTCATGTTAAATAGTCTTTGCAAAACAgattaattgaaaaaaattattaatgcATTTAAAGCGGAATACACATATATTATCATTAGATGGAGTACTTCCCATATTTGTTGTACTTCACCTGTTCGGTGTGGGacttaaaaataaatagaataccGAAGGTGGGGTCATCCTTTTCTCATTGCTCGATACTTCTGGTAGTCTTAACTCCTCAGATCTGCTTGGCTATTGTCTAGTTTCCGTCGGTACTCTTGAGCTTCGGTGGTAATTGAAAAATCACGATTACAGTGAAAATCGTtcgaatttaaaaaaaatttggacaaaattttgttgattttctggtaacatgatctacatgattaaagtatttatactcataaaaaaagttcaaaattttttgtgagaaaatgtatttgttaaatcaagttaaatgcatagtttactctttcctaatccaaaaatcatgaaactaattttgttagtcttcttacatgatcctatgtcttttaaaaatacatgaactcatgaattagttattgtaatatgcaggattgtgtaaatgtgttgcgactagattaattcatacttgacccatcacacctcaaaaattagtgaagccacttttattagtttatttgtactattatttacgtaggaaaaataatagtagacataaaaaagttaattacagtgttgtttcttaacatattcactttatgcttgtgaactttgtaaaaattatagagaaattaataaaactctaaataaagtgaaatcaattttaaagatcctcttaagatacgtaaattttttcttaacatgagttaataactgagccgcacgcttcaattttttcatttttttttcaaacttcctccctacagaatatgatgcaaacgatattatttttgaaaattgttttcatagaaggtcttagaattgtgtctagttttttaatacttttttaaaattttttgaatttaaattcggttatcgttcggtttctgaaaccgagctGGACTGAGATGAccggttatcgcgatttttgctCGATTACCGTCgattttttgaaccctgctaCCAGCTAGGACACCTCTTCCCGTGATGCTTTTCATGCCACCACCAGGGGGTTCTGGCACTTTGGTGTCCCCCTTCAACCCTTCTTCCCTGGTATCGAGTTCGATCTTGCCCCCGTTGATTGGCGTCGACATCCATTTGGGGGCTTTCATCGCCGGTGGTGGTATGGATCTCGGTGGGAAGAAGAAGCGCAAGCACCACCACTCGCCGCCACCGACGGCCCCATGCATTGTGGCACTTCAGCGTCTCCCTTCAACCCTTCTTCTATGGTACGAAGTTCGATCTTGCCCCTGTTGAGCACTAAATTTTGGTCGTCCGAGATGAGGATTCTGCTGGCGTCGGTGTCGACGTCCATTTGTGGGCTTTCATCACCGGCGGTGGTGTGGATCTCAGTGGGAAGAAGAAGCGCCAGCACCACCACTTGCCGCCACTGACGCCCCCATATGTTCTGGCACTTCGGTGTCCCccttcaactcttcttctgcaGTACCGAGTTTGATCTTACCCCCGTCAAGCACTGAAGTCTAGTCGTCCGAGATTGGGAATCCGCCAGCATCAGCGTCGACGTCCATTTGGGGGCTTTCGCCACTGGTGGTGTTGGGGATATTGGTGTGAAGAAGAGGCACAAGCACCACCACTCGCCGCCATCGGTGCCTCCATACGTATTGCAGTACTACAGTCACCTGCCCTCGCCGTATTCTCCATCACATGGGGTTTTTTTTGTGAGTATTAGGTGTGTTCAAGATGCAATCTTATTGCTTAATATTGTTACAGAGATAAAATTCGGTATAAATTTGTAGGCAGAAATGTGTCATAGGTTTCACGTGTTGTTTCAGTGGCTAAGTTTAGTATGAATTTGAGGTTGTGTGGTTTTTTAATGTCTGAGACAATTTAAGTTAATTTTTTGTTATAAAAAGCTGATATCAGAGTGTATGGATaatgtttattttgtttcaaggATTATGCTAGATTTCAGTTAAAGCAAATGGAATTATTGTTGATTTGTCTGTTGGTTTGTCGGTCAACCATAGTTGGAATTGAGATATAATTGGTCGTTGTAGCATTTTGCTCCTCTTAGGATTAAAAATTGAGTTACCTTGTTGTGATAGGTTTGAACTACTATAGTGTATTTAATGTTTTTTATCTAATAGGTAGCAAATTGATAATGTTCATATTTTAATATCAGACACTTATAATGGCTATATAGTTGAATAAATTTATTGCTACTGCATACAGATAAGAAGTATGATTTTCTGCTTGTCCATCTTGA
This genomic interval carries:
- the LOC133885669 gene encoding large ribosomal subunit protein P2B-like, encoding MKLIASYLLAVLGGNTSPTADDVKNILESVGAEADEEKLEFLLAELKDKDITEVIAAGREKFASVPSGGGAIAVAAPAAGAGGGAAPAEEAKEEKVEEKEESDDDMGFSLFD